One Diospyros lotus cultivar Yz01 chromosome 1, ASM1463336v1, whole genome shotgun sequence genomic window carries:
- the LOC127791650 gene encoding uncharacterized protein LOC127791650 produces the protein MAAAMNATIVARERAGFDNFFFNAPTRSSFFPDSATTFDGDLPSTIPFKWENKPEILKTKRDNNEENDNDFEFEFSGSLERASVFTANELFDGSKIKPLKLPPQLQFPNHDFAYSPKSSINKKALRESLSPRHKKKDFNPFQAAMERAFQENASQERG, from the coding sequence atggcagccgcgatgAACGCGACCATCGTTGCGAGAGAAAGAGCTGGCTTCGACAACTTCTTCTTCAATGCCCCCACTCGCTCCTCCTTCTTCCCCGACTCCGCCACAACATTCGACGGTGATCTCCCTTCCACGATCCCCTTCAAATGGGAAAATAAACCCGAAATTCTGAAAACCAAGAGAGATAATAATGAAGAGAATGATAATGATTTTGAGTTCGAGTTCAGTGGGTCGCTGGAGCGAGCCTCGGTCTTCACCGCTAACGAGCTCTTCGACGGCAGCAAGATCAAGCCCCTAAAGCTGCCGCCTCAGCTGCAGTTCCCCAATCACGACTTCGCCTATTCTCCCAAATCATCGATCAACAAGAAAGCTCTCAGAGAATCCCTCTCGCCAAGACACAAGAAAAAGGATTTCAACCCTTTCCAAGCCGCGATGGAGCGGGCTTTCCAAGAAAATGCAAGCCAGGAGCGAGGATGA
- the LOC127797095 gene encoding glutathione S-transferase-like — translation MATIKLHAFVMSAPAQRVFATLYEKDLPFELIPVDIRSGENKKQPYLSLNPFGQIPALEDGDLKLFESRAITRYLSHAYADRGTQLIFEDSKKMAVMASWVEAEAHQFDPAALKLAWELVFKPMFGQQTDHAAVEEIEAKLENVLEIYEARLAESKYLGGDSFSLADLHHCPLIQYLMGSPAKRLFESRPRVSAWCADILDRPAWLKVVALKTSH, via the exons ATGGCCACAATCAAGCTCCACGCATTCGTCATGTCGGCCCCGGCGCAGCGAGTCTTCGCTACCCTCTACGAGAAAGACCTCCCGTTTGAGCTTATTCCCGTCGACATTCGCTCCGGCGAGAACAAGAAACAACCTTACCTTTCCCTTAAC CCTTTCGGCCAAATCCCAGCCCTTGAAGATGGGGATCTGAAGCTCTTCG AATCGAGGGCGATTACGCGGTACCTCTCGCACGCTTACGCCGACAGGGGGACCCAGCTGATATTTGAGGACTCGAAGAAGATGGCGGTGATGGCGTCGTGGGTGGAGGCGGAGGCGCACCAGTTCGACCCGGCGGCGTTGAAGCTGGCCTGGGAGCTCGTTTTCAAGCCGATGTTCGGCCAGCAGACGGACCACGCGGCGGTGGAGGAGATCGAGGCGAAACTGGAGAACGTTCTGGAGATCTACGAGGCGCGGCTGGCCGAGTCCAAGTACTTGGGCGGCGACAGCTTCAGCTTGGCGGACCTCCACCACTGCCCCCTGATTCAGTACCTGATGGGTAGCCCGGCGAAGCGGTTGTTCGAGTCGCGGCCCAGAGTCAGCGCCTGGTGCGCCGATATCCTGGACAGGCCGGCTTGGTTGAAGGTGGTGGCACTGAAAACCAGCCACTGA
- the LOC127793545 gene encoding glutathione S-transferase-like: protein MKVHGAVLSTATQRVLATLYEKDLDFEFLPVDLRSGAHKQEPFLSLNPFGQVPAFEDGDLKLFESRAITQYIVHTYADKGNQLIYQEAKKMAIMAVWMEAEAHQFDPAASKLVWELVFKPLFGREVDGAVVEENEAKLGKVLDIYEARLAQSKYLGGDSFSLADLHHLPNIHCLMGTQSKKLFDSRPKVSAWCADILARPAWCKVLAMRNN, encoded by the exons ATGAAGGTCCACGGAGCCGTCTTGTCCACTGCGACGCAGCGAGTCCTCGCTACCCTCTACGAGAAAGACCTCGATTTCGAGTTCCTTCCCGTCGACCTGCGATCCGGCGCCCACAAGCAAGAGCCTTTCCTCTCCCTCAAC CCATTTGGCCAAGTGCCGGCTTTTGAAGACGGAGATTTGAAGCTCTTCG AGTCGAGGGCGATTACGCAGTACATAGTGCATACTTATGCCGACAAAGGGAACCAGCTGATATACCAGGAGGCGAAGAAGATGGCGATCATGGCGGTGTGGATGGAGGCGGAGGCTCACCAGTTTGACCCAGCGGCTTCGAAGCTGGTTTGGGAGCTTGTGTTCAAGCCGCTGTTCGGCAGGGAAGTGGACGGCGCGGTGGTGGAAGAGAACGAGGCTAAGCTGGGGAAGGTTCTGGACATCTACGAGGCTCGGCTGGCTCAGTCCAAGTACTTGGGCGGAGACAGCTTCAGCTTAGCGGATCTCCACCACCTCCCCAATATTCATTGCTTGATGGGTACTCAGTCCAAGAAGTTATTTGATTCGCGCCCCAAAGTGAGCGCCTGGTGCGCCGACATCCTCGCAAGGCCGGCTTGGTGCAAGGTCCTTGCCATGCGAAACAACTAG
- the LOC127797102 gene encoding glutathione S-transferase-like yields the protein MKVYGHAVSTASQRVFACLYEKGLDFELVPVNLVTGEHKKESFLSLNPFGQVPAFEDGDLKLFESRAITQYIALNYAGKGNKLVFDDPKKAATMTVWKEVEALHFDTATTTLGWELIFKSLFGLATDPKVVEENEAKLVKVLDVYEARLGQSKYMGGDAFSLVDLHHLPNIQTMMGTDLKKHFESRPKVSAWCADILCRPSWVKVLEMKKNQA from the exons ATGAAGGTGTACGGGCACGCCGTCTCGACGGCATCGCAGCGAGTCTTCGCTTGCCTCTACGAGAAGGGTCTCGACTTTGAGCTCGTCCCCGTTAACTTGGTCACGGGCGAGCACAAAAAGGAATCCTTCCTCTCGCTCAAC CCCTTTGGTCAAGTCCCGGCCTTCGAAGATGGAGATCTGAAGCTCTTCG AATCGAGGGCGATTACCCAGTACATAGCACTAAACTATGCGGGGAAGGGGAACAAGCTGGTGTTCGACGACCCGAAGAAGGCGGCGACGATGACTGTGTGGAAGGAGGTGGAGGCGCTGCACTTCGACACGGCGACGACGACGCTGGGCTGGGAGCTGATCTTCAAGTCGCTCTTCGGCCTGGCCACCGATCCCAAGGTGGTGGAGGAGAACGAGGCGAAGCTGGTGAAGGTTCTTGACGTGTACGAGGCTCGGCTGGGCCAGTCCAAGTACATGGGCGGCGACGCCTTCAGCCTGGTGGATCTGCACCACCTCCCCAACATTCAGACGATGATGGGTACCGACTTGAAGAAGCACTTCGAGTCGAGGCCCAAGGTGAGCGCGTGGTGCGCCGATATCCTCTGCAGGCCGTCCTGGGTGAAGGTGctggagatgaagaagaatcaAGCTTGA